In the genome of Chroococcidiopsis sp. TS-821, the window AGCCTTGGCAGCAGCCTTAGAAAATCGCGGTGCGAGATTAGAATTCGCAGCTTTTCGGGAAGGAGTTGACGCAACTGGCTACAGCCTAGCGACAGATTTACCAGTTTTAATTGAGACATTTGCAGATGTGATGCAAAATGCAAACTTCCCTGCGAATGAATTGGAACTTGCACGACAACGCGCTTTGACGAATTTAAAGCTAGAGTTGGATTCACCTGCACAAGTAGCGCGACGCCAATTTCAACAAACAGTTTATCCGCCAAACCATCCTTACCATAGCTTCCCCACAGCAGAAAGCTTGCAGCAAATTAGTCGCGCAGATGTGATGCGCTTCTATCAACAGCACTATCGTCCCGATCAAGTGTTCTTGGCTTTGGTGGGAGACTTTGAACCGCAACAAGTGCGATCGCTTCTCGAACAACAATTTAAAAACTGGCGGTCTTCAGGTAAACCACCTGCACTCGATTATCCGCAAGTATCGCTACCAAAATCGATAGTACAGCGCAATCCTGTTCTACCTGGTAAGACTCAAGCAGTTACGTTGATGGGTTATCGCGGAATTGAACGGCGCGATCCGCGCTATTACAGCGCTTTAGTGTTAAATCAAATTTTGGGTGGAGATACGCTATCTAGTCGCTTAGGAACTGAAATTCGCGATCGCCAAGGTTTAACTTATGGCATTTATAGCTATTTCATAGCAGGAAGAAATCCAGGTCCATTTTTAATTCAAATGCAAACCTCCCCAGAAGATGCGGCGCGGGCAATTGCTAGCACAACTCAATTGTTACAGCAAGTTCACAATCAAGGCGTTAGTCAAAACGAATTAGACACCGCAAAGCGATCGCTGACAAGTAGCTATACTGTTTCTTTAGCAAATCCTGATAGCATTGCAACTCAGATTTTGATGAATGCAGTCTATGAACTTGGTACAGCCGAATTACGTGCTTTTCCACAGAAGATACAATCAGTGACACTTGCTCAAGTCAATCAAGTAGCAAAAGAGTTGTTGCAGCCAAATAATCTTGTTGTCGTTACCGCAGGACCTGGAAATACCGCTGCCAACCGCTGAAAATTGCGATCGCCTGTAGCGAAAAGATAAATTACTTTAGAATAGAAAGGAATACTTTATAAAAATGCCGCATCTTTGGCGATCGCACAACTGAATTACAGCAAATTTGCTGTAGTACTCGTCGTCATTCTGAATACCCTCAATCATCACATCGAGATTTCATGAACATTCTTAGCAATTTACTATCTCAACCGACTCAAGCCCCGCGTCAGAAAAAGCAACGCAGAGGTATCGAAATTAAATCAGCGCGTGAAATCGAGATCATGCGTCAATCGGCGAAGATTGTAGCCACAGTGCTCAAAGAAATTTCTGAGATGGTACAGCCAGGAATGACGACAGCTGACTTAGATGCTTACGCAGAAAAACGCATCCGCGAAATGGACGCAACTCCAAGCTTCAAAGGCTATCACGGCTTCCCTGGTTCGATTTGTGCAAGTATCAACAACGAAGTTGTCCACGGTATTCCTAACCCAAAGAAAGTTATTCGTAACGGAGATGTTTTAAAAGTTGATACGGGTGCATACCATCAAGGGTTTCATGGTGACTCGTGCATTACAATTGCGGTTGGTGATGTCTCTCCTGAAGCTGCTAAATTGATTCGCGTAGCCGAAGAAGCACTATATAAAGGCATTGAACAAGTTAAAGCCGGAAACTACTTGATGGATATCGCTGGGGCGATTCAAGACCATGTAGAAGCAAACGGTTTCGTGATTGTCGAAGACTTTACAGGTCATGGTGTCGGTCGTAACCTTCATGAAGAGCCGTCAGTGTTTAACTTCCGCACGCGCGAAATGCCCAATGTGAAGTTAAGAGCAGGAATGACGCTTGCAATCGAACCAATTTTAAATGCTGGTTCTAAACTGACGCGGACACTCAGCGATCGCTGGACAGCAGTAACAGTAGATAATTCACTTTCGGCACAGTTCGAGCATACCGTGTTAGTCACTGATAGTGGTTATGAAATTCTGACGGATCGGACAAAAGTTTAGACAAGTATTTAACAAGTACTTGATATGTTTGTTTTGAGAGGTAAAATTTCTTAACGAGAATTTACCTCTCTTTTGTATGAGTTTTTAATAGTTTGATAAGTATTGATCGGTCTACTTTTTCGATGCTCGTGCTGTAGGGGAAATTTTATCTAAAAATGCTTATGGCATCGGGTTCACATAGAGGCAATTCGCGTACTCTATTCAAGAATCTAATAGTAATGAAAGTATAGTTGAGGATCTTGTTAGCTCTCACTTCTGACCGCCGCCCCCTGCTATAAGATGAAGAATTTCCTGCTAGACTCGTTTGCGAATGCGATCGCGATAGATCAACTCCCATGAATAAAACTGATTTAGCCTTTACCTCCGCCCTCGAACAAGCGCAGTTAATCCGCAGTGGTGAAGTGTCGCCCCTCGAATTAGTCGAACTTTATTTAGAACGCATTCAGCAACTCGACGGTCAAATCGGTAGTTATTTTACTGTAATGGCAGAAAGTGCGATCGCCGATGCGAAAGCCAAAACAGAGTTATTGAGTAGAAGTGACGAATTTCCACCATTTTTTGGCGTACCAATCGCGATCAAAGACCTAAATGCTGTTGCGGGTGTTCCCTGCACTTATGGCGTTCCAGTCTTAAAAAACGAAATTGCCACTTACGATGATGGAGTCGTCACGCGCATTCGCCATGCAGGATTCACAATCATAGGAAAAACAGCAACATCCGAACTTGGTTCTTTTCCCTATACCGAACCCGCAGGGTTTTTACCAACGCGCAACCCTTGGAATTTAGATCGTACCGCAGGAGGTTCGAGTGGCGGCTCCGCTGCCGCTGTTGCTGCTGGGTTGTGCGCGATCGCGCAAGGTTCGGATGCGGGTGGTTCAATACGCGGTCCCGCATTTTGTTGTGGTTTAGTCGGAATTAAGCCGTCACGCGGTAGAGTATCGTGGGCACCTGTTGGCGATCGCTTGAGTGGACTTTCTTCTAATGGTCCGATGGCGCGTACTGTTGCAGATGCAGCAGCGTTACTGGATGTCATGTCAGGTTATATCACGGGCGATCCTTATTGGCTACCCGATCCTGAACCCAGTTTTCTCGCAGCAACGACGCAACAATTAGGACGTTTGCGCATTGCTTTTACAACAGCAATACCACCCATTGGCGAAGCCGATCCGATATGTCAACAAGCGGTACGCGATACTGTCAAAAAACTACAAACCATGGGACATATCGTCGAACCAGGTTGCCCTGATTTTAACGGCTTAATTGAACCCTTTACGCGCATTTGGCAATCCGCCGTCGGTGCTAGCGGAATTCCACCAGAAGTTTTGCAACCACTCAATCAGTGGCTATTCGCCCAAAGCGGAACTGCGGGAGATTATTTACGGGCTGTAGCACAAATGCAAGCGATCGCGCGTCAAATTGTCGCTTTCTTTGATTCTGTAGATGTGCTAATCGCGCCAACGTATATGCATCCGACAATTTCTGTTGGTGAATGGGCTAATTTAAGTCCAGAAGAAACATTACAAAGAATGATTAACTGGATTGCACCATGTCCGCCATTTAATGCTAGCGGTCAACCGGCGATCGCACTTCCCACAGGTTTCGATCGCAATGGCGTACCAATCGGTATACAACTTGTCGGTCGTCCCGCAGCAGAATCGACTGTAATTGCCTTAGCTGCACAACTCGAAGCCACTATCGAATTGAGTCAATATCGTCCAGCGATCGCGGTATGAAGCCGCGAATTCACTTGCTAGGCGTTTCATTAATAATCTGCTGATATGCGTAAAAACTTTGTTTTGGTGTTCTGCGTTGCGAATCAAAATCAACGTATACAATGCCAAAACGCTTGTCATACCCAAAAACCCATTCAAAGTTATCGCAAAAACTCCATAAAAAATATCCGCGTAAATCGACACCGTCGCGTTTTGCCTGCATAGCACTATCAATATGACGTTGGATGTAATCTGTACGTAAAGGATCTCGAACAATATTTCCGTCTAGCTGTTCGTCAGCCGCACCAAAACCTGCACCGTTTTCGGTAATGTATATCGTCGGATTACCATACTCATTTTTGATCCACACGAGCAGCTGATAAAGGTACTCTGGTCGCACAGGACCGTTAAACATTTTCACCTCATCTGGATTTGTTGAGAACCACTCTGCCCCGTATGGTGCGGAAGCATCAGCTTTGATATAGGCTGGCGCATAGAAATTAACTCCAATAAAATCTGGTTTGTGCGCAGCAATCAGTTGCATTTCTTCTGCTGATACTTGGAAAGCAGGATTATACTGCTGGTGTAATTTCACAATATCATCTGGATATTTGCCTTTATACATGGCATCTAAAAACCAGCGATTATGTAAACCATCAAACACAGTAGCAGCTCGGACATCTTCTGCATTATTTGCATCCAGCGGAATAGTCGGTGTAAAGCTTAGAGTAATGCCAATGACTCCACCTAAATTTAACTGATGATAATTTTGAGTTGCGATCGCACTTGCTAGTAACAAATGATGTACCGCTTCAGCCTGCTTACCGTAAGTTTCATTACTGATGGCGTATGGATTTGCTTTTGCGATCGCATTATGTGCTAAAAGGTCAATGAAAAATAGGTAGATAAAAGGTTCGTTAAACGTGATAAATTTCTTGACGCGATCGCCGTAATTCGCAAACAGAACGTCAACATATTCCGCATACCACTGAACTGAATTGGAATTACCCCAACCACCTTTTTCTTGTAATTGGTACGGCAAATCCCAGTGAAAATTAGTAACGACAGGTTCTATGTCATTTGCCAAAAGATCGTCGATTAGCTGATGATAATAAGCTACACCCTTTGGGTTGATTTCGCCTATTCCATTAGGAAGAATACGCGACCAGGCGATTGAGAATCGATAGGCATTGACACCTAGTTGTTTCATCAACGCAATATCTTGCAAATACTGCGATCGCTCGTAAAAATTAATCGCAACGTTTCCCGTATGCTGTTTGTCAATAAAAGCCTGAGTTACCTGATATTCGTTTGTATAAACATCCCAATTTGAGCGTCCTTTACCATCAGCCTGATAACCGCCTTCAACTTGATAAGCAGCACTGGCAACACCCCAAAGAAATTTATTTTGTGCAAACATCGTTGTCATTAAGCTAAGTGGAAATAAACGCAATTTGACGATTGGTCATTGGTAATGGGAAGTGTAGAAATATCTTATAAAAGTTCTCTTTGTTACCCTATCACTTTTTCTCTAACTATAAAGTAGCATTGAGCTTAGAAAACAATAGAGATTATGATATGGTTATTGCTTACTAGTTACTAGTATAAGTTCAAGCAATTACCAATTACCCATTACCGCTTTGCACAGATATTATAAGTGTTTAAACAAAAACGATTCAGTAATAAGCTTTTACCTTAAAAAATCATGCTAGCAGCAATTTTATACGACCTTGATGGAACTATTGTTAATACCGATCCTCTTCATTACCAAGTTTGGCGTGAAATGTTGCAGGAATATGGAATTGAAATTGATGAAGAGTTATACAAAAATCACATGAGTGGACGACTCAATCCTCAAATCGTGCGCGATTTTATGCCAGAGTGGTCAGATACAGAAATTTATCAGTTTAGCGATCGCAAAGAAGCCCGTTTTCGCCAAGTTGCAGGGACTCTCAAGCCACTTCCTGGACTTAGCAAGGCGATCGCCTGGGGAACTGAACGCGGGCTAAAACAAGGACTTGTAACAAATGCACCACGTGCTAATGCGGAATACATGCTAGAGGTGTTGCAGCTTTCCAACGCGTTTGACCGAGTTGTTATCTCAGCTGAAGTTGGTATCCCTAAGCCCGATCCTGCGCCTTATGAGTATATTCTTAAAGAGTTTGGCATCACACCAGGCGAAGCTTTAGCGTTTGAAGATTCACCATCGGGAATGCGATCGGCAGTTGCAGCCGGTATTAAAACTGTCGGGATTGCAACAACTCAAGAACCCAGCGAACTGTACGAATTAGGCGCAGCCTTGGTCATTTCTGATTATACCGACTCCAGGCTATGGGAGTTGCTGGAAGTTCCTAAATAACTCAAATCACAACCAGGCGAAAATAGGAAATAGGTAACTTGTAGATATTTTTCCAATGTCCAATTACCAGTTACCAATTACCAGCAATGACTGTAGCAAGTATTGAGCAAATTTCGCAAGTAAGTGTGTTGGCAGGGTTAGAAACTCCAGACAAGTTGAAGTTGCAACCGCATACGCAAGTTCGGCAATATTTGCAAGGAGAAATTATATTTCACGAAGGTGATTCCTTACCAGCTAAATTGTATGCGCTCGTTGAGGGTGCGTTACAAGTTACCAAAACTGCAACTACAGGAAAAGAAACAATCTTACGCGCATTGCGTGCTGGAGAAATTTTCGCCGCGCCAGCACTTTTGGGAAATGGAATTGCACCAGCAACGGTGACAGCAGAAACGAATTGTCAAATTATAACTGTTGAGCGCGATGCTTTACTCTCTGCAATTCAGCAAAATCCTGATATCGCCTTACAGATGCTGATGGTGTTTAATTCGCGCCTGCAACAACTGCATGAAACGGTTCATGGCTTAGTTTCCGAACGCGCGATCGTGCGCTTAGCAAGATTAATTCATTATTCTGCGATTGAATACGGAACCAAAAATACTCAAAATGGCGAGTTTTTACAGGTCAAGTTACCTTACTATCGCATCGCGCGGAGTATTGGAATTACCTATGAAGAATGCGTACGATTGATTAAAAGTCTGAATTGCCTTGCTTATTATCGCGGTGGAAAGATTGCGATTTTGGATATGGGAAAGTTAGCAGCGATCGCGCGTGGAGAATTAGAAACTATAAAATAAATGACGGCTGGCTCGTGCAATAAATTAAGAGAGAAAAAGTTAAATTACATATCTATGTGACGGTCAAGATTGTGGTTTATGTGATAGACGTTGTGCTTTTGCCGATACAAGACCATCAATTCTAAAATTTCTTTGACACCTTTTTCTAGTGCAGATAACCTTTGCTCAACATTATCTAGCCTTTCATGGCAGGACATCATGCCTAAATAAGATCTAAGGGCGCTAATCACGATTTCTGATTTAGACTGCCCTGTTTCTTTCATCCTGGCAAGAATCGCCTGTTCTAACTCAGGAGGAATCCTAACACCAAGGAAGGGATTTGCCATGTCAGTCTTCTGAGTGTAAGCTTTGACCTTCGATGATAGCAGTTTGCCAGTGAACCACAGAGGTTGTAACAATGAATTATGAAAGCTTGACAGTATTCACTCACGCCTGTGTAACATTGTCATGTTTCAACTGCTCAATCCAAAAACGTTTCTCTGCAACAGCTTCGCTTAGGTTAAGTTTACCTTTTTATGAAAACATTTGTTATCATTTGTTATCAAGACCGTAATAACTCATCTTGAAACGCTTCAGGTGCAAAACGCGAGGCAATCTTAAGGATGGGTTAATTTAGCCATGACAAGAAAGATTGCTAGCGAGTTGCTGAACACAAGCAAGGAGTACTCGATAGTGGCGAGCGATAAGAAAAAAATTTTGGTGGTAGACGATGAAGCAATGATCCGTCGCATTCTCACTACAAGGCTTTCGATGGTGGGGTACGAAGTTGTAGCAGCTGCTGACGGTAAAGAAGCTTTAGAAGTTTTCACTACCGAAGACCCCGATCTTGTAGTCTTGGATGTGATGCTACCAAAGCTTGATGGATATGGTGTTTGTCAAGAAATTCGCGAGACTTCTGATATTCCCATCATTATGCTAACTGCCTTGGGTGATGTTGCAGACCGCATTACAGGGCTAAAGCTAGGTGCAGATGACTATCTTGTTAAGCCTTTTTCCCCGAAAGAATTAGAAGTCAGAATTGAAGCAATTTTACGCCGAGTCGATCGCGCTAACGTATCTGGTTCGGGAATTGTATGTGCAGGTAGATTGCAGATTGATTTTAACAAGCGACAAGTTACACTGAATGACGAGCGAATTCGGTTAACGAATTTAGAATTTAACTTACTAAAACTGCTAGTTCTGCGCGCAGGCGAAGTTATATCTCGCGCTGAGATATTGCAGCAGATTTGGGGCTATAGCCCGCGTCAGCAAGCGGATGTCCGAGTTGTTGACGTTCACATTTCGCGGTTACGAGTCAAGCTGAAAGAAGACCCCAAAAATCCAGAATTTATTCACACCGACCGAGGTACAGGCTATTTTTTTCAGAAAGTGACGGAAATCCCGCACGTTTTGGGAGCATAGAAGGCAGTTGATGTCAAGATAGAAAGCGATCGCTTTGACACAAAAAATCTCCAAGTTTGAGCTTGGAGACTAAATTCAACAAGGAATTAGCGTTCTGTAGCTTCAAGTTTTATATGAGTTTGCTTTGAGGGTTGAGTATTTTTTGAGACGAACCACAAAGCACGCAAAGTACGCAAAGAAAAGAAGAAAGAGGAGTTTTTATTTGGATGCGAGAATTGCTACAGCCATCTTATTTGAGTTGTAAGATTTTTTTACAACCTACAGAGACATAGAGAACGCAGAAGAAAGAGATAGATAGGGATTTTCACAACTCATTTGAGATTGCTATATATAAGCAACATCGAAACTTCGATTTGTTTTATGGATGTCGTACTTGGGCTTCTAATTGCGATTTAGAAAGAGCAAGTATAGATGAATTGTAAAATGATTAAATTGATGGTGTAGCGCTCATTCCCTACATAGATAAAAAGACTATTTTAGCTACCAACTCAAGGCAGCACAGACAACCGTATTTGTTGATTTTGTTTGGGTACTATGTAGCCATTCGTCAAATTCTGCTAATAGACTTTCTGGCAAATTTCTGACCATTGCTACAACTGCTCCTACGAGGTCATTTTCAGAAAGGTACGCAGGTAATTTTGCTTTAAGTTCATTTGAGCGAATGCAGTTAAGGAAACCACGAATTAAAACGGGTACATCACCTGTAGGAGTGGTGTAAATTAAAGCTTCATTATCGGCTAACGAGGTTTGGCGAAACTTTTGCAAATCGCCCCAACCTAAATAACGACAGGCGTTCATGACTTTTAACCCCAATCAGGTTTGACGTTCTTGCGCTGCTTGAGATAGCGGTCAATATCCATTGCGGCGATACAACCATCTCCAGCTGCTACAACTGCTTGCTTGAACGGCGTGTTGCGAATGTCTCCGATCGCCCAAATTCCTGGGATATTGGTTTGCATCATTTCATCAACTTTAACGCCGCCATCCGGTTTAAGTTCAATCCGATCGCCGAGAAAATCAACGATAGGTTTGGCTCCTTGTAAGTAAACAAAGACTCCTTCAGCGGGAACGTGTTGCGTTTTCTTATCGCTCATCAAGTACAGATTAACGCCTGTAACGCCACTGTCGTCGCCTTCAATGGCGGATAAGCGGGCTTTTTTCCAAAGTTTAACTTGCGGTTGAGAGAGTAGTTCTTGGGCGTCGTATTCGTTGCTTTTGGTAGGGTCTTTAGCAGTTACCCAGTGCACAGTTGCTGCAAATTTTGTTAATACTTGCGCTTCAGCGATCGCCTCATGGCTCATTCCCACAACAACCACATCGCGATTGCGATAAAAAGGCGCATCACACGTTGCACAATAGCTTACACCTCGACCCAAAAACTCAGCTTCACCAGGTATGGAAGGCGTGCGCCCCATTGCGCCAGTTGCTAGTACCAGCGCTCTTCCGATAAAAGTTCCTTCGGGCGTGTAAACTTTCTTCTGAGTACCTTCAATATCAATGCCAAACACTTGAGCGCGCCTGTAGTCAGTTCCAAATTCAATCGCCTGCTGGCGCATCACGTCGAGTAATTCGCTTCCTGTGACTTCACCACGCACCCCTGGATAATTGGCAATTTTGTGCGTAATAGCCAGCGCCCCCGCTGAGGGATTTTTATCCAAAATTACTGTTTTTAACTGATAGCGAGCGGTGTAGAGCGCGCAAGTACACCCTGCCGGGCCACCACCAACTATTACTACATCATAATTAAAGTTATCCATTGTTACTAAAGTTTATCACACGCTCTCGCCGGTTGGGAAATGGGTAACAGGTAATAGGTGTTCGATAATACTCTCATTACCAATGACCAGTCTTGAATTTACGTTGATTTAGCTTCTGTTAATCAAGCGAAAACGAGTTTTGGTGCTGGCGCGTGTCCGAGAAAGAGATGTGCAGCAGACTTGAGAACAATCTCAGAGTAAAAAACTTTTTGAATTTCTAAGCTAGGAGAACGCCTTGCGATCGCTCGGTATGCTGTAATCTCACCCTCAAGGCTGAAATCAGAATGCGTTTGGTAATGATCGTAGTCATGAATTGCGAGAAAGGCAAATCCATAGAAGGGATTAGGGTAGAAATCTGCGCCGTAGGTTTCCATTGATACCCATAAATGTCCTTTTTCAATGTCTGCGTACAGTTCTTCTACTGTGTCATACCGCATATACTCCGAGGCTTGAACCGCAAAAGGAAGCGCTCTAAATTGATTCATGATGAAATCAATAAGCTCATTGGTGGTTTCTTCAGAAATCTCAGCAGGAGAACTTTCTAAATAAATTTTGGCGAGTTTCTCGGTGTTAGGTGCCATAAAAGTCACCTCCTATATCAGGCTATGTCAAGATTGCCGTTTCGAGTTGCATCTGTGCTATCTCTAGCCTGACAAAAATTCTTAACTACTTTTATGAGCTAGCTCATAGATGCTTGAAAACCACCGTTGTCACTTGTACAAAACAGCCTGTTTTAAATTTACGATGCGATCAAGAACTGTCCTAATTTCTGTTGGTGGTACATGATGCGCCTCTAGTGCTTCGCTGAGGTGTTTCACAATTGCTTCAAAGTGTTCTGGTTGTAAATTTAAACCTGCGTGTGCCTTTTCCATCGAACGTCCTGTATATGAAGTAGGACTACCAAGCGCAAATGAAATGAAAGCAGTTTGGTGACGACACTGTATCTGTATGCGCAAAAAAGAAATTAACAGTATCATCTGCTAAAACACGGGTGTAAAAATCATAGAAAACCTGTTTAATAGCCTGCTCTCCACCAAGTTTCTCGTACAATGTTGTTGCTTGCATGTTTGTGCCTCAAGTCATCAATAATTTGCTAAAAAACGTAACTTAATGGCTAGTAACTGGTAATTGGTAGTAATTAGCCCTCTTCGCTTAGCTGTTGGTGTTTGTGTGGCTAAATACTAGTTGCTAAGCTACCAAAAGCTTCTCTAGTTTCCCATTACCCATTACCTATTACCAATTTCCCTAATTGCTCTGTACAATCTTTTCAGATAGCGTGAGAAGAAATGCTAAATTCTCGGTTGCTTTTAGCGCATGAGGTGCATGAGCACGCATGAAAATAAAAACACCTGGCTGTAAAGCGATTTCTTGCCCTTCAAAATTTAATATTCCTTTACCTTCAATCACATTGATTGTGGCGTTGTAAGTAGAAGTATGTTCAGCTATTTCTGTATTTGCTGCCAGACAAAATAGCGTATACTGACAAGCGTTATCTTTCAATAATACTTTGCTGAGAACTCCAGCATTAGGATATTCAATTTGTTCTCGCAGTTGAATTTTGGCAGAAGTAGTAGTATCGATGGTAGAAGACATAGTTTCTACTTAAAGAATAGTTAGCAGATTATT includes:
- the map gene encoding type I methionyl aminopeptidase, with the protein product MNILSNLLSQPTQAPRQKKQRRGIEIKSAREIEIMRQSAKIVATVLKEISEMVQPGMTTADLDAYAEKRIREMDATPSFKGYHGFPGSICASINNEVVHGIPNPKKVIRNGDVLKVDTGAYHQGFHGDSCITIAVGDVSPEAAKLIRVAEEALYKGIEQVKAGNYLMDIAGAIQDHVEANGFVIVEDFTGHGVGRNLHEEPSVFNFRTREMPNVKLRAGMTLAIEPILNAGSKLTRTLSDRWTAVTVDNSLSAQFEHTVLVTDSGYEILTDRTKV
- a CDS encoding amidase, with the translated sequence MNKTDLAFTSALEQAQLIRSGEVSPLELVELYLERIQQLDGQIGSYFTVMAESAIADAKAKTELLSRSDEFPPFFGVPIAIKDLNAVAGVPCTYGVPVLKNEIATYDDGVVTRIRHAGFTIIGKTATSELGSFPYTEPAGFLPTRNPWNLDRTAGGSSGGSAAAVAAGLCAIAQGSDAGGSIRGPAFCCGLVGIKPSRGRVSWAPVGDRLSGLSSNGPMARTVADAAALLDVMSGYITGDPYWLPDPEPSFLAATTQQLGRLRIAFTTAIPPIGEADPICQQAVRDTVKKLQTMGHIVEPGCPDFNGLIEPFTRIWQSAVGASGIPPEVLQPLNQWLFAQSGTAGDYLRAVAQMQAIARQIVAFFDSVDVLIAPTYMHPTISVGEWANLSPEETLQRMINWIAPCPPFNASGQPAIALPTGFDRNGVPIGIQLVGRPAAESTVIALAAQLEATIELSQYRPAIAV
- a CDS encoding glycoside hydrolase family 1 protein, encoding MTTMFAQNKFLWGVASAAYQVEGGYQADGKGRSNWDVYTNEYQVTQAFIDKQHTGNVAINFYERSQYLQDIALMKQLGVNAYRFSIAWSRILPNGIGEINPKGVAYYHQLIDDLLANDIEPVVTNFHWDLPYQLQEKGGWGNSNSVQWYAEYVDVLFANYGDRVKKFITFNEPFIYLFFIDLLAHNAIAKANPYAISNETYGKQAEAVHHLLLASAIATQNYHQLNLGGVIGITLSFTPTIPLDANNAEDVRAATVFDGLHNRWFLDAMYKGKYPDDIVKLHQQYNPAFQVSAEEMQLIAAHKPDFIGVNFYAPAYIKADASAPYGAEWFSTNPDEVKMFNGPVRPEYLYQLLVWIKNEYGNPTIYITENGAGFGAADEQLDGNIVRDPLRTDYIQRHIDSAMQAKRDGVDLRGYFLWSFCDNFEWVFGYDKRFGIVYVDFDSQRRTPKQSFYAYQQIINETPSK
- a CDS encoding HAD family phosphatase is translated as MLAAILYDLDGTIVNTDPLHYQVWREMLQEYGIEIDEELYKNHMSGRLNPQIVRDFMPEWSDTEIYQFSDRKEARFRQVAGTLKPLPGLSKAIAWGTERGLKQGLVTNAPRANAEYMLEVLQLSNAFDRVVISAEVGIPKPDPAPYEYILKEFGITPGEALAFEDSPSGMRSAVAAGIKTVGIATTQEPSELYELGAALVISDYTDSRLWELLEVPK
- a CDS encoding Crp/Fnr family transcriptional regulator; this translates as MTVASIEQISQVSVLAGLETPDKLKLQPHTQVRQYLQGEIIFHEGDSLPAKLYALVEGALQVTKTATTGKETILRALRAGEIFAAPALLGNGIAPATVTAETNCQIITVERDALLSAIQQNPDIALQMLMVFNSRLQQLHETVHGLVSERAIVRLARLIHYSAIEYGTKNTQNGEFLQVKLPYYRIARSIGITYEECVRLIKSLNCLAYYRGGKIAILDMGKLAAIARGELETIK
- the rpaB gene encoding response regulator transcription factor RpaB yields the protein MASDKKKILVVDDEAMIRRILTTRLSMVGYEVVAAADGKEALEVFTTEDPDLVVLDVMLPKLDGYGVCQEIRETSDIPIIMLTALGDVADRITGLKLGADDYLVKPFSPKELEVRIEAILRRVDRANVSGSGIVCAGRLQIDFNKRQVTLNDERIRLTNLEFNLLKLLVLRAGEVISRAEILQQIWGYSPRQQADVRVVDVHISRLRVKLKEDPKNPEFIHTDRGTGYFFQKVTEIPHVLGA
- a CDS encoding NAD(P)/FAD-dependent oxidoreductase; amino-acid sequence: MDNFNYDVVIVGGGPAGCTCALYTARYQLKTVILDKNPSAGALAITHKIANYPGVRGEVTGSELLDVMRQQAIEFGTDYRRAQVFGIDIEGTQKKVYTPEGTFIGRALVLATGAMGRTPSIPGEAEFLGRGVSYCATCDAPFYRNRDVVVVGMSHEAIAEAQVLTKFAATVHWVTAKDPTKSNEYDAQELLSQPQVKLWKKARLSAIEGDDSGVTGVNLYLMSDKKTQHVPAEGVFVYLQGAKPIVDFLGDRIELKPDGGVKVDEMMQTNIPGIWAIGDIRNTPFKQAVVAAGDGCIAAMDIDRYLKQRKNVKPDWG
- a CDS encoding transposase, which gives rise to MAPNTEKLAKIYLESSPAEISEETTNELIDFIMNQFRALPFAVQASEYMRYDTVEELYADIEKGHLWVSMETYGADFYPNPFYGFAFLAIHDYDHYQTHSDFSLEGEITAYRAIARRSPSLEIQKVFYSEIVLKSAAHLFLGHAPAPKLVFA
- a CDS encoding cupin domain-containing protein, which translates into the protein MSSTIDTTTSAKIQLREQIEYPNAGVLSKVLLKDNACQYTLFCLAANTEIAEHTSTYNATINVIEGKGILNFEGQEIALQPGVFIFMRAHAPHALKATENLAFLLTLSEKIVQSN